A stretch of Sulfurimonas autotrophica DSM 16294 DNA encodes these proteins:
- a CDS encoding LemA family protein: MSTPLIILIVLAIILVLMYNSLIAKKNQVENIFASVDTLLKKRYDLIPNLVASVSKYMQHEKSILEDITKLRSQANKTNLSDKEKIDLDKKMSSALGSIMIAVENYPELKANQNILHLQHSLNEVEAQISAARRAYNQAVTDYNNVIEQIPTNIMANMMGYSRKDVFEVSEDERKNVNVKELFH, encoded by the coding sequence ATGTCAACACCGCTTATAATTCTCATAGTTCTTGCTATAATTTTAGTGCTTATGTACAATTCGCTCATAGCAAAGAAAAATCAGGTTGAAAATATATTTGCCTCAGTCGATACCCTCTTAAAAAAACGTTATGACCTCATACCCAACCTTGTCGCGTCTGTCAGCAAATACATGCAGCATGAAAAGTCCATTCTTGAAGATATAACCAAACTACGCTCGCAAGCAAATAAAACAAATTTAAGTGACAAAGAAAAAATTGATTTAGACAAAAAGATGAGTTCTGCTCTTGGTTCTATTATGATTGCGGTTGAAAATTATCCTGAGCTTAAAGCAAATCAAAATATTCTGCACCTGCAGCACTCGCTCAATGAAGTAGAAGCACAAATCTCTGCGGCACGCCGAGCTTATAATCAAGCCGTAACAGATTACAACAATGTAATTGAGCAGATTCCTACAAATATTATGGCAAATATGATGGGCTACAGCCGAAAAGATGTTTTTGAAGTTAGTGAAGATGAGAGAAAAAATGTCAATGTTAAAGAGCTGTTTCACTAA
- a CDS encoding DUF3137 domain-containing protein — protein MKNISELTDFYYKTLYPVLQNLEQERKKLKSKIINTGIVYTLVVALLSLVLLDNSSKIDTYVFVAVAYLAIGGGIYKYLIKDYTYQFKNFIIHPLIEEIDKNLSYMPNAHVAKENFTRSRIFTTQPDRLSGNDYIRGKIDGIKIELSDLHAEKKHKDSKGRTSWSTIFQGLFIVCEFNKHFKSQTVILPDSAQNTFGDLIGNWLQANNMGRNELVKMDNIEFEKEFVVYSDDQIEARYILTHTLMSKLLQFRKKSQHPLYVSFLGGNIYMAIEYNKDLFEPSVFHSLLKYKIAMEYIQTLHLALGIVQELQLNQKLWSKYKNGK, from the coding sequence ATGAAAAATATCAGTGAGTTAACCGATTTTTACTACAAAACGCTCTATCCTGTGTTGCAAAACCTTGAACAAGAGAGAAAAAAACTTAAAAGCAAGATTATAAATACAGGTATTGTTTATACCTTAGTTGTTGCATTACTTTCACTTGTGCTTTTAGACAATAGTTCCAAGATTGATACTTATGTATTTGTAGCCGTAGCATACCTCGCTATCGGTGGAGGCATATACAAGTACCTCATCAAAGACTATACTTATCAATTTAAAAACTTTATTATTCATCCCCTTATTGAGGAGATTGATAAAAACCTCAGTTACATGCCCAATGCACATGTCGCAAAAGAGAACTTTACCCGTTCAAGGATTTTTACAACCCAACCTGACAGACTTAGCGGCAATGACTATATTCGCGGTAAAATTGACGGTATAAAAATAGAACTCTCCGACCTGCATGCCGAGAAAAAACATAAAGATTCAAAAGGCAGAACAAGCTGGAGTACAATTTTTCAAGGACTTTTTATAGTTTGTGAATTTAACAAGCATTTCAAATCCCAGACAGTTATTTTGCCTGACAGTGCCCAAAATACTTTTGGCGATCTCATAGGAAACTGGCTTCAGGCTAATAATATGGGTCGAAATGAACTTGTAAAAATGGATAACATAGAGTTTGAAAAAGAGTTTGTAGTTTATTCAGATGACCAAATCGAAGCACGATATATTTTGACACATACACTTATGAGTAAACTGCTGCAATTTAGAAAAAAGTCTCAACACCCCTTATATGTCTCATTTCTAGGTGGAAATATCTATATGGCAATAGAGTACAATAAAGACCTTTTTGAACCGTCTGTTTTTCATTCACTATTAAAGTATAAAATAGCGATGGAATATATCCAAACTCTGCATTTGGCACTGGGTATCGTCCAAGAGTTACAACTTAATCAAAAATTATGGAGCAAATATAAAAATGGAAAATGA
- a CDS encoding EI24 domain-containing protein: protein MENETSILSISIKDLFTKKMLMYSVMPFIISMIILYILFFIVAGLGIDQLTTMDVQTSQTTIQNGIPHTESFQATLAGTGIMKFLMSSALTSWIATFLIYTIGGLMTLYASIFVALLVIGFLTHAILQEIQYRHYQDVEMIGYSNALEGVFLTLKWILIMIVLFFVFIPLYFIPVVNIIAFNFPLYYFFHKMMTYDVSSSICTKEEAMKIKFFYANTLRLKTLGLYLLSLIPFVIFFASVFYVIYLGHSYFIEVRKLRKEA, encoded by the coding sequence ATGGAAAATGAAACAAGTATTCTCTCAATCAGCATCAAAGATTTATTTACAAAAAAGATGCTGATGTACTCTGTCATGCCTTTTATTATCAGTATGATTATTCTGTATATTCTTTTTTTTATTGTTGCCGGTTTGGGTATTGACCAATTAACAACAATGGATGTCCAAACTTCTCAAACGACCATCCAAAACGGTATACCGCACACTGAGAGTTTTCAAGCCACCCTTGCCGGTACAGGTATAATGAAATTTTTGATGAGTAGTGCACTCACTTCATGGATAGCAACTTTTCTTATTTATACTATAGGCGGATTAATGACGCTCTATGCTTCTATATTTGTGGCATTATTGGTTATTGGATTTTTAACACATGCAATTTTGCAGGAGATTCAGTACAGGCATTATCAAGATGTAGAGATGATAGGCTATTCCAATGCTTTAGAAGGAGTATTCCTAACCCTTAAATGGATATTGATCATGATCGTTCTGTTCTTTGTTTTTATTCCTCTATATTTTATACCTGTTGTAAACATCATAGCCTTTAATTTTCCGCTGTATTACTTTTTTCATAAAATGATGACTTATGATGTCTCTTCATCTATATGCACTAAAGAAGAAGCGATGAAAATCAAGTTTTTTTATGCCAATACACTCAGGTTAAAAACATTAGGGCTTTATCTACTTTCACTCATCCCTTTTGTTATTTTCTTTGCATCGGTATTTTATGTTATATATCTTGGACACAGCTATTTTATAGAGGTTAGAAAATTAAGAAAAGAGGCTTAA
- a CDS encoding ATP-dependent helicase, producing MPLSRLNEEQYAAATSPHSKNLIIASAGTGKTSTIVGRIGHLLNNNIEPNEILLLTFTNKAAAEMVARVAEYFGAGVAKKIDAGTFHAVSYRWLKKRDKRVVLKQQRELKTLFRSVFEKRSFMHIEAEVQPYGGNYLYDMYSFYQNTELQNNFENWLIENYPEHELFAMIYADIVDEFEALKKEYGFLNFNDLLLNFREMCANDKLGYKEVLVDEYQDTNALQGTLIDAMNPPSLFCVGDYDQSIYAFNGADIGIIGSFTTKYPDAVVHTLTKNYRSSVPILSLASKVIEHNERIYPKKLEVTRIYDAQAPKLLAFDELFDQYHAMAAMIRDTSTPREEIAVIFRNNSSADGIEVGLRELDIPCKRKGGTSFFDSREIKAILDLYTLLVNESDMMAFIHLFEFARGIGSAMAKELYIALKALGQGSIFYGLYAPDESMKNPFEKRKLNHQLGLFDDFLELGAVGKYAKLDFEAKFMKNPVLKHPKLTKESATFLHNFYLLFRDLKGIKQPKTIVKKIANSALYMYIADVLATKRATLKDGSIDEKQKTEALVRIQRKVLLLEELAKPYAEHERFLNAMILGSSDLTQGEGVNLLSVHASKGLEYKEVYVIDLMDGRFPNRKLMQRGGSLDEERRLFYVAVTRAKDILYLSYAKYDKIKKQNFMPSQFLYEAGLVPKDEAYRAMIMKEEEKEED from the coding sequence ATGCCGTTGTCCCGACTTAATGAAGAACAATATGCTGCTGCAACATCTCCTCACAGTAAAAACCTCATAATTGCTTCTGCCGGGACGGGTAAAACCTCGACCATTGTCGGCAGAATAGGGCATTTGTTAAATAATAACATCGAGCCCAATGAAATTCTTCTTTTGACATTTACAAACAAAGCCGCCGCAGAGATGGTTGCCCGTGTTGCAGAGTATTTCGGTGCGGGTGTTGCCAAAAAGATAGATGCGGGAACGTTTCACGCGGTGAGTTACAGATGGCTGAAAAAAAGAGACAAAAGAGTAGTGTTAAAACAGCAGCGTGAACTTAAAACACTCTTTCGTTCAGTTTTTGAGAAGCGTTCTTTTATGCATATTGAGGCAGAGGTTCAGCCTTATGGAGGGAATTATCTGTACGATATGTACTCTTTTTATCAAAATACGGAACTGCAAAATAATTTTGAAAACTGGCTGATAGAAAATTATCCTGAGCATGAACTCTTTGCCATGATATATGCAGATATTGTCGATGAATTTGAAGCATTGAAAAAAGAATACGGTTTTTTAAACTTCAATGATTTATTGCTTAATTTTCGAGAGATGTGCGCAAATGACAAACTAGGCTATAAAGAAGTTTTGGTGGATGAATATCAAGATACCAATGCCTTGCAGGGAACACTTATAGATGCTATGAACCCGCCTTCTCTTTTTTGTGTGGGTGATTATGATCAGAGTATTTATGCATTTAATGGAGCAGATATTGGGATTATAGGCTCTTTTACGACAAAATATCCTGATGCGGTTGTGCATACTTTGACAAAAAATTATCGCTCCTCTGTGCCTATCCTTTCGCTTGCAAGCAAAGTTATTGAGCATAATGAAAGAATTTACCCGAAAAAGCTTGAAGTGACACGTATTTATGATGCACAGGCTCCAAAACTTTTAGCTTTTGATGAGTTGTTTGATCAGTATCATGCTATGGCTGCCATGATTCGCGATACATCAACGCCAAGAGAAGAGATAGCTGTCATATTTCGTAATAATTCTTCGGCTGACGGCATAGAAGTTGGGCTGCGTGAGCTTGACATCCCGTGTAAGCGCAAGGGCGGTACGAGTTTTTTTGATTCGCGTGAAATCAAAGCAATTCTTGATTTATATACTTTGCTTGTAAATGAATCGGACATGATGGCTTTTATTCATCTGTTTGAATTTGCTCGCGGTATTGGCTCAGCTATGGCAAAAGAGCTCTACATTGCACTCAAAGCCTTGGGGCAGGGGAGTATATTTTATGGACTCTATGCACCGGATGAGTCGATGAAAAATCCTTTTGAAAAACGCAAACTCAATCATCAACTCGGTCTTTTTGATGATTTTTTAGAACTTGGTGCAGTCGGCAAATATGCAAAACTGGATTTTGAAGCCAAGTTTATGAAAAATCCGGTACTCAAACACCCTAAACTGACAAAAGAGAGCGCGACTTTTTTGCACAATTTTTACCTGCTGTTTCGTGATTTAAAAGGAATAAAACAGCCTAAGACTATAGTCAAAAAAATTGCAAATTCTGCACTTTACATGTATATAGCTGATGTTTTGGCAACAAAAAGAGCAACACTCAAAGACGGCTCAATCGATGAAAAACAAAAAACAGAAGCTTTGGTACGCATACAAAGAAAAGTACTACTTTTAGAAGAACTTGCAAAACCTTATGCTGAGCATGAACGCTTTTTAAATGCCATGATTTTAGGCTCATCTGATTTAACACAGGGCGAGGGTGTAAATTTACTGAGTGTCCATGCAAGTAAAGGGCTTGAATATAAGGAAGTATATGTCATCGACTTGATGGACGGGCGTTTTCCAAACAGAAAACTGATGCAGCGAGGTGGGAGTCTTGATGAAGAGAGACGGCTTTTTTATGTGGCGGTCACACGTGCAAAAGACATCCTGTATCTCAGTTATGCCAAATATGACAAAATCAAAAAACAAAACTTTATGCCTTCACAGTTTTTATATGAAGCCGGATTGGTTCCAAAAGATGAAGCTTACCGGGCTATGATAATGAAAGAGGAAGAAAAAGAAGAAGATTAA
- a CDS encoding GGDEF domain-containing protein, translated as MQENKKILEIISNDAKSSIEQLSVVTPSMYASIFSELAKKHNIDIEDEENLSKEIVTNECNKLTALQKETSKNVQTLSESTNRAIDAIENKDEKVLNQVLKETQALRYEIEKLKESVYQDELTHTYNRKWLHDTYLNKEGENFVNNGTLAIIDLNYFKQINDTHGHIIGDKVLIFVTNELKKLKLPVIRYGGDEFIIIFKNNITKEKALSFLNKIREEVLSKKLKAHNDTFRVSFSFGVSEFHENDELAQVIESADKDMYNDKIKIKKKVTGI; from the coding sequence ATGCAAGAAAATAAAAAAATATTAGAAATTATTTCAAATGATGCAAAAAGTTCTATAGAGCAGCTCTCTGTAGTAACACCAAGTATGTACGCTTCAATATTCTCTGAATTAGCCAAGAAACATAACATTGATATAGAAGATGAAGAAAATCTCTCAAAAGAAATTGTCACGAATGAATGCAATAAACTCACTGCTTTGCAAAAAGAGACATCAAAAAATGTACAAACGTTAAGTGAAAGTACAAACAGAGCAATAGATGCCATTGAAAATAAGGATGAAAAAGTCCTTAATCAGGTACTTAAAGAGACTCAAGCTTTACGTTATGAAATAGAAAAGCTTAAAGAATCTGTATACCAAGATGAACTTACCCATACTTATAACAGAAAATGGCTACATGATACATACCTGAATAAGGAAGGTGAAAACTTTGTGAATAATGGCACTTTAGCTATTATTGATTTAAATTATTTTAAACAAATCAATGATACACACGGGCACATTATTGGAGACAAAGTTTTAATATTTGTAACAAATGAACTCAAAAAGCTCAAACTTCCTGTAATAAGGTATGGAGGAGATGAATTCATTATAATTTTTAAAAATAATATTACAAAAGAAAAAGCATTATCTTTTTTAAACAAAATAAGAGAAGAAGTTCTCTCTAAAAAACTAAAAGCACATAATGACACCTTTCGAGTTAGTTTCTCCTTCGGTGTAAGCGAATTTCATGAAAATGATGAACTCGCTCAAGTTATTGAGAGTGCAGACAAAGATATGTACAATGACAAAATAAAAATAAAAAAGAAAGTAACAGGCATCTAA
- a CDS encoding valine--tRNA ligase, whose amino-acid sequence MSDNKYNPQETENRYYKIWEERKYFEIDGNKAIQEEDKNFSIMMPPPNVTGRLHIGHALTFTLQDIITRYKRMDGYKTLWQPGTDHAGIATQNVVEKQLLEQGITKEEIGREAFLEKVWAWKEESAGIMTEQLRHMGVSPAWERERFTMDAGLQKSVKEAFVHLYNEGLIVRGNYMVNWCTHDGALSDIEVEHEEENGKFYHMLYYFADGSGSVEVATTRPETYFGDTAVMVHPDDERYKDIIGKEVKLPLLERTVKIIADEHVDMNFGTGVVKVTPAHDQNDYEVGKRHDLEFITVFDEKGILNDYAGEFKGMERLEAREPIVKRLQEEGYIVKIEDHKHQVGHCYRCKNVVEPYISKQWFVRKEVADKSIEKTNAGEAKFFPPHWINSYNSWMGDLRDWCISRQLWWGHQIPVFYCADCDHEWATGNEHPTECTKCASKNISQDPDVLDTWFSSALWPFSTLGWGHGDTEMDKLFKSEDMKDFYPNSLLITGFDILFFWVARMMMMGEHFNGELPFKHIYLHALVRDEHGQKMSKSKGNVIDPLDMVNKYSADVLRFTLAISAAQGRDIRMSQDKLELNRNFTNKLYNASKFLQMNVETFPDMNGFCVETDLGRYMMSRLNFATKEVRAYLDEYKFNDAALTMYRFLWNEFCDWGIELSKADKASIVELGAIFKEAMKLLHPFMPFITEHLYHELSGTSLENADSIMIKKFPHKTKQRKEEAKFEIIMDAIVSIRRAKVLVDLANQKIAKAYVKIDSLSDKDREMMLPFIARLAKVEEILFTEEKIPNAVSDIADKCETFIPTDSIDLTPIINKLTKQDEKLQKEIGKLGGMLNNERFVANAPEDVLEKNRALLTDAQTKREKVLEQLNSLKA is encoded by the coding sequence ATGTCAGACAACAAATATAATCCACAAGAAACAGAAAACAGATATTATAAAATTTGGGAAGAGAGAAAATACTTCGAAATAGACGGCAATAAAGCTATACAAGAAGAAGATAAAAACTTCTCTATAATGATGCCACCACCAAATGTTACAGGCCGTTTGCATATCGGTCATGCACTCACGTTTACACTCCAAGATATTATCACCCGCTACAAACGTATGGACGGGTATAAAACGCTTTGGCAGCCCGGAACTGACCATGCGGGGATTGCCACACAAAACGTTGTAGAAAAACAACTTTTAGAGCAAGGCATTACAAAAGAAGAGATAGGACGCGAAGCATTTTTAGAAAAAGTCTGGGCGTGGAAAGAGGAATCTGCAGGAATAATGACCGAGCAGCTACGCCATATGGGAGTAAGTCCTGCATGGGAGAGAGAACGTTTTACTATGGATGCAGGACTGCAAAAATCAGTAAAAGAGGCTTTTGTTCATCTTTACAATGAAGGTTTAATCGTTCGCGGAAATTACATGGTGAACTGGTGTACACATGATGGCGCGCTCTCAGACATTGAAGTAGAACACGAAGAAGAAAACGGTAAATTTTATCATATGCTTTATTATTTTGCTGATGGCAGCGGCAGTGTTGAAGTCGCAACAACAAGACCTGAAACATATTTCGGTGATACCGCCGTTATGGTACATCCTGATGATGAGCGTTACAAAGACATTATAGGCAAAGAAGTAAAACTGCCTCTGCTTGAGAGAACAGTAAAAATCATTGCAGACGAGCATGTAGATATGAACTTTGGAACAGGTGTCGTAAAAGTTACTCCTGCACATGACCAGAATGACTACGAAGTCGGAAAACGTCATGACTTGGAATTTATCACAGTGTTTGATGAAAAAGGAATTTTAAACGACTATGCCGGAGAATTTAAGGGCATGGAACGTCTTGAAGCCAGAGAGCCGATTGTAAAAAGACTCCAAGAAGAGGGTTACATTGTTAAAATCGAAGACCATAAACACCAGGTAGGACACTGTTACAGATGTAAAAATGTAGTAGAACCTTACATCTCAAAACAGTGGTTTGTCCGTAAAGAAGTAGCAGATAAATCAATTGAAAAAACAAATGCCGGTGAAGCGAAATTTTTCCCGCCACACTGGATAAACTCTTATAACTCTTGGATGGGTGACCTGCGTGACTGGTGTATTTCACGTCAACTTTGGTGGGGACATCAGATTCCTGTATTTTACTGCGCGGATTGTGATCATGAGTGGGCAACAGGAAATGAACACCCGACAGAGTGTACAAAATGTGCTTCAAAAAATATCTCTCAAGACCCTGATGTACTAGACACCTGGTTTAGTTCTGCACTGTGGCCATTTTCTACACTTGGTTGGGGGCACGGTGACACTGAAATGGACAAACTTTTCAAGTCAGAAGATATGAAAGATTTTTATCCGAATTCTCTGCTTATTACCGGTTTTGACATCCTTTTCTTCTGGGTTGCCAGAATGATGATGATGGGTGAGCATTTTAACGGAGAGCTTCCTTTTAAACACATCTATCTTCATGCCCTTGTGCGTGATGAACACGGTCAAAAAATGAGTAAATCAAAGGGTAACGTTATAGACCCGCTTGACATGGTAAACAAGTATTCTGCCGATGTACTGCGTTTTACACTTGCTATCTCTGCTGCACAGGGACGTGATATCAGAATGAGCCAGGACAAACTTGAGCTCAACCGTAACTTTACGAACAAACTTTACAATGCAAGTAAATTTCTGCAAATGAATGTAGAAACTTTCCCGGATATGAACGGTTTTTGTGTCGAAACTGACCTTGGCCGCTATATGATGAGCCGTCTGAATTTTGCGACAAAAGAGGTACGCGCATACCTTGATGAGTACAAGTTCAATGATGCCGCCCTTACAATGTACCGCTTTTTATGGAATGAATTTTGTGACTGGGGAATTGAACTCTCAAAAGCCGACAAAGCGTCAATTGTAGAACTTGGAGCAATTTTCAAAGAGGCTATGAAACTCCTGCACCCGTTTATGCCGTTTATCACAGAACATCTTTACCATGAACTCAGCGGCACTTCTTTAGAAAATGCTGATTCTATAATGATTAAAAAATTCCCGCATAAAACAAAACAACGCAAAGAAGAAGCGAAGTTTGAAATTATTATGGATGCTATTGTTTCTATTCGCCGTGCAAAAGTTTTAGTTGATCTGGCAAATCAAAAAATTGCCAAAGCTTACGTAAAAATAGACTCTCTTAGTGACAAAGACAGAGAGATGATGTTGCCATTCATCGCTAGACTTGCAAAAGTTGAAGAGATTCTCTTTACTGAGGAAAAAATTCCAAATGCAGTAAGTGACATTGCAGACAAATGTGAAACATTCATTCCGACGGACTCTATCGACTTGACACCTATTATCAACAAATTGACAAAACAGGATGAAAAACTGCAAAAAGAGATAGGCAAACTGGGTGGCATGCTAAATAACGAACGCTTTGTAGCCAATGCACCCGAAGATGTTTTAGAAAAAAACAGAGCATTGCTAACAGATGCACAAACCAAACGAGAAAAAGTTTTAGAACAGTTAAATTCACTAAAAGCATAA
- a CDS encoding SulP family inorganic anion transporter — translation MFDIRKYTSPNIKNDILSGLVVAVALVPEAIAFSFIAGVSPIVGLYTAFILGVITAIIGGKPGMISGATGSVAVVIIGLVLEANIKLTAQGLSGDELYIHMINYVLLATIIAGLIQVAVGVLKFGKFIRLVPQPALYGFVNGLAIVIAMAQFKFFDGQGLSMYIIVAITMLIMYFLPKYTKAIPSGLVAIVILTLIVYFAHINTLTVGALADLTQFKGQLPHLIIPDTLFSMDAIMMVLPYAVIMALVGLIESLLTLAVLDEMSGTRGSGNQECIALGCGNITSGFFGGMAGCAMIGQSIINYTSGGLGRLSSFTAALGLLILVVSMTDVLNAIPVGVLVGIMFMVSIGTFEWSSFSHLKRMPKADVFVMVVVTIITVVEDLAVAVIAGVIISALVFAWKHARIWAKTYTEEDGTKVYELEGPLFFASATTFSDNFDIPNDPPKVVIDFKNARVLDFSGVEAIDSLVKKYEDAGKNLLLRHLSEDCKKIMKKAGPHCTYEEDDPTYKVAINY, via the coding sequence TTGTTTGACATAAGAAAATACACCTCTCCAAATATAAAAAACGACATTTTATCAGGTCTTGTTGTTGCCGTTGCCCTGGTTCCTGAAGCAATAGCTTTTAGTTTCATAGCAGGTGTCAGCCCCATTGTAGGGCTCTATACTGCCTTTATATTAGGCGTTATTACAGCCATTATCGGTGGAAAACCGGGAATGATTAGTGGTGCAACCGGAAGTGTTGCTGTTGTCATTATTGGACTTGTTCTTGAGGCAAATATAAAACTTACTGCCCAGGGTCTCAGCGGAGATGAATTATATATTCATATGATCAATTATGTTTTACTCGCGACTATCATAGCAGGCTTAATTCAAGTAGCTGTGGGCGTGTTAAAATTTGGAAAATTTATCCGTCTTGTACCGCAGCCTGCCCTGTACGGCTTTGTAAATGGTTTGGCAATTGTTATTGCTATGGCACAGTTCAAGTTCTTTGACGGTCAAGGGTTGAGTATGTATATCATTGTAGCAATTACCATGCTCATTATGTACTTTTTACCAAAATATACAAAAGCTATTCCCTCGGGGCTTGTTGCCATTGTGATTTTAACCCTTATTGTTTACTTCGCACATATAAATACTCTCACAGTCGGTGCATTGGCAGATTTAACCCAATTTAAAGGTCAGCTCCCCCATCTCATTATTCCTGACACGCTTTTTAGTATGGATGCAATAATGATGGTACTTCCTTATGCTGTTATTATGGCGCTTGTAGGGCTTATAGAGTCCCTTTTGACACTGGCGGTTTTAGATGAGATGAGCGGTACAAGAGGAAGCGGCAATCAAGAGTGTATAGCTCTTGGATGTGGCAATATAACTTCCGGATTTTTTGGAGGAATGGCGGGATGTGCTATGATTGGACAAAGTATTATCAACTACACATCAGGCGGTCTTGGACGGCTTTCATCTTTTACAGCAGCTCTCGGTCTTTTAATTTTAGTCGTATCAATGACGGATGTTTTAAATGCAATTCCTGTCGGTGTACTTGTGGGCATTATGTTTATGGTGAGTATAGGAACGTTTGAATGGTCAAGTTTTTCTCATCTCAAACGTATGCCTAAAGCAGATGTTTTTGTGATGGTTGTTGTTACCATTATAACGGTTGTTGAAGATTTGGCTGTCGCTGTTATAGCAGGTGTTATTATCTCCGCTCTTGTTTTTGCATGGAAACATGCACGTATCTGGGCTAAAACCTATACAGAAGAAGATGGAACAAAAGTGTATGAGCTAGAAGGTCCGCTCTTTTTTGCAAGTGCAACAACATTTTCAGACAATTTCGACATTCCAAATGATCCGCCAAAAGTTGTTATAGACTTCAAAAATGCAAGAGTTTTGGATTTTTCCGGTGTTGAAGCTATTGATTCTTTGGTTAAAAAATATGAAGATGCCGGGAAGAACCTTCTGCTGCGCCACTTAAGCGAAGACTGCAAAAAGATTATGAAAAAAGCAGGACCACACTGTACCTATGAAGAGGACGATCCGACCTACAAAGTTGCTATTAATTATTAA